One window of the Amycolatopsis mediterranei genome contains the following:
- the pdhA gene encoding pyruvate dehydrogenase (acetyl-transferring) E1 component subunit alpha produces the protein MPSEQWTHPEPGDGPAAVAAQPSPEQVIAGLRATSEGGAELTQLLTPEGERVPSPQFDKYVEDVDAEALRGLYRDMVLVRRADREANAMQRQGQLGIWVPLLGQEAAQIGSGRALKANDMAFPSYREHGVAYARGVDMKDLLGIFRCTDHSGWDYQGTGFHPYTIVIGNQVLNAAGYAMGQKFEGKVGDDDGEATICYFGDGATSQGDVHEGFVWAAVYDAPLVFFCQNNQWAISEPTERQSRLPLYQRARGYGFPGIRVDGNDVLACLAVSRWALDECRHGNGPVLIEAFTYRMDAHTTTDDPTRYRLSDELEEWKLKDPIERVRAYLARNGYADHDYFDSVQADADAFAADLREYTFNMPEPPPERIFSNVYAEGNPVLDAQREEFLSYLDGFVSAGEH, from the coding sequence ATGCCGTCCGAACAGTGGACGCACCCGGAGCCTGGAGACGGCCCCGCCGCGGTCGCGGCCCAGCCCTCCCCCGAACAGGTGATCGCCGGATTGCGAGCGACCAGCGAAGGTGGCGCTGAGCTGACTCAGCTGCTCACCCCCGAAGGCGAACGGGTTCCCTCGCCCCAGTTCGACAAGTACGTCGAGGACGTCGACGCCGAAGCACTCCGCGGCCTGTACCGCGACATGGTGCTGGTCCGGCGGGCCGACCGCGAGGCGAACGCCATGCAGCGCCAGGGCCAGCTCGGCATCTGGGTCCCGCTGCTCGGCCAGGAGGCCGCGCAGATCGGCTCCGGCCGCGCCCTCAAGGCGAACGACATGGCGTTCCCCAGCTACCGCGAGCACGGCGTCGCGTACGCGCGCGGGGTCGACATGAAGGACCTGCTGGGCATCTTCCGGTGCACCGACCACAGCGGCTGGGACTACCAGGGCACGGGCTTCCACCCGTACACCATCGTGATCGGCAACCAGGTGCTCAACGCCGCCGGCTACGCGATGGGCCAGAAGTTCGAGGGCAAGGTCGGCGACGACGACGGCGAAGCCACGATCTGCTACTTCGGTGACGGCGCCACTTCGCAGGGCGACGTCCACGAAGGATTTGTCTGGGCCGCGGTCTACGACGCGCCGCTCGTGTTCTTCTGCCAGAACAACCAGTGGGCGATCTCCGAGCCGACCGAGCGCCAGTCGCGCCTGCCGCTCTACCAGCGCGCCCGCGGCTACGGCTTCCCCGGCATCCGCGTCGACGGCAACGACGTCCTGGCCTGCCTCGCGGTGTCCCGCTGGGCGCTGGACGAGTGCCGGCACGGCAACGGCCCGGTGCTGATCGAGGCGTTCACCTACCGGATGGACGCGCACACGACGACCGACGACCCCACCCGCTACCGGCTCTCCGACGAGCTGGAGGAGTGGAAGCTCAAGGACCCGATCGAGCGCGTCCGGGCGTACCTGGCCCGCAACGGCTACGCCGACCACGACTACTTCGACAGCGTCCAGGCCGACGCCGACGCGTTCGCCGCCGACCTGCGCGAATACACCTTCAACATGCCGGAGCCCCCGCCGGAGCGGATCTTCAGCAACGTCTACGCCGAGGGCAACCCGGTGCTGGACGCGCAGCGCGAAGAGTTCCTGTCCTACCTCGACGGCTTCGTATCGGCGGGTGAGCACTGA
- a CDS encoding amino acid ABC transporter ATP-binding protein has protein sequence MTPVVSAQKICKSFGSVDVLKGIDLEVQEREVLCLIGPSGSGKSTLLRCINHLEKIDAGRLYVDGVLVGYRQRGDKLHELREKEVAFQRKDIGMVFQRFNLFPHMTALENVMEAPIQVRREPKAKVRQRALELLDRVGLGDKAKNYPAQLSGGQQQRVAIARALAMEPKLMLFDEPTSALDPELVGDVLGVMKQLAKDGMTMVVVTHEMQFAREVADKVLFMDGGVVVEEGPPEQVIGSPREERTKSFLARVLNPNA, from the coding sequence ATGACCCCCGTGGTGTCCGCGCAGAAGATCTGCAAGAGCTTCGGCAGCGTCGACGTCCTCAAGGGCATCGACCTCGAGGTGCAGGAGCGGGAGGTGCTCTGCCTGATCGGGCCGTCCGGCTCGGGCAAGTCGACGCTGCTGCGCTGCATCAACCACCTCGAGAAGATCGACGCCGGCCGGCTCTACGTCGACGGCGTGCTGGTCGGCTACCGGCAGCGCGGCGACAAGCTGCACGAGCTGCGGGAGAAGGAGGTCGCGTTCCAGCGCAAGGACATCGGCATGGTGTTCCAGCGCTTCAACCTCTTCCCGCACATGACGGCGCTGGAGAACGTCATGGAGGCGCCGATCCAGGTCCGGCGCGAGCCGAAGGCGAAGGTGCGTCAGCGCGCGCTGGAACTGCTGGACCGCGTCGGCCTCGGCGACAAGGCGAAGAACTACCCGGCGCAGCTGTCCGGCGGCCAGCAGCAGCGCGTCGCCATCGCGCGGGCGCTGGCGATGGAACCGAAGCTGATGCTGTTCGACGAGCCGACGTCCGCACTGGACCCGGAGCTCGTCGGCGACGTCCTTGGCGTGATGAAGCAGCTCGCCAAGGACGGCATGACCATGGTCGTCGTCACGCACGAGATGCAGTTCGCGCGCGAGGTGGCGGACAAGGTCCTGTTCATGGACGGCGGGGTCGTCGTCGAGGAAGGACCGCCCGAGCAGGTCATCGGGAGCCCGCGTGAGGAGCGGACCAAGTCGTTCCTCGCCCGGGTGCTGAACCCCAACGCCTGA
- a CDS encoding transglutaminase family protein codes for MTWQLRVAHRTGYRYATPATQSYNEARLTPRSDRRQTTVATRIETAPATRAYRYTDYWGTVVTSFDLHAPHTEFTVLATSVVETADEAEPIRTASWKDLRSETVIDHRTEYLTPTDYTPRDVTLAREARSLRRGLDPADAVLAICEWVNKQLKYQPGTTGVHSTATDAWQAREGVCQDFAHVTLVMLRAIGVPARYVSGYLHTKPDAKLGEVVEGESHAWVDVWTGGWWAHDPTNAISVGPRHVWVAMGRDYADVAPLKGIFTGGGQSTLDVSVQLTRLA; via the coding sequence GTGACGTGGCAGCTGCGGGTAGCGCACCGGACCGGGTACCGGTACGCGACACCGGCGACGCAGTCGTACAACGAAGCCCGGCTGACCCCGCGCTCCGACCGCCGCCAGACGACGGTGGCGACGCGCATCGAAACGGCCCCGGCGACCCGCGCGTACCGGTACACCGACTACTGGGGCACGGTGGTGACGTCGTTCGACCTCCACGCGCCGCACACGGAGTTCACCGTGCTGGCGACGTCGGTGGTCGAGACGGCGGACGAGGCCGAACCGATCCGCACGGCGTCGTGGAAGGACCTGCGCAGCGAGACGGTGATCGACCACCGCACCGAATACCTGACCCCGACCGACTACACCCCGCGGGACGTCACGCTGGCACGCGAGGCACGTTCGCTGCGTCGCGGGCTCGACCCGGCGGACGCGGTGCTGGCGATCTGCGAGTGGGTGAACAAGCAGCTCAAGTACCAGCCGGGCACGACGGGCGTCCACTCGACTGCGACGGACGCCTGGCAGGCCCGCGAGGGCGTGTGCCAGGACTTCGCGCACGTGACACTGGTGATGCTGCGCGCGATCGGCGTGCCGGCCCGGTACGTGTCCGGCTACCTGCACACGAAACCGGACGCGAAGCTCGGCGAGGTGGTCGAGGGCGAGTCCCACGCGTGGGTCGACGTCTGGACCGGCGGGTGGTGGGCGCACGACCCGACGAACGCGATCTCGGTCGGCCCGCGGCACGTGTGGGTCGCCATGGGCCGGGACTACGCCGATGTGGCGCCGTTGAAGGGCATCTTCACCGGCGGCGGCCAATCCACTTTGGACGTTTCGGTCCAGCTGACCCGGCTCGCTTAG
- a CDS encoding TetR/AcrR family transcriptional regulator: MARWDPGTADRLRKAALELFAEHGYDAVTITQIAERAGITRRSYFRYFPDKREVLFAGAEQLPPAVAEAVLAAEEAESPLRTALGALAEVGTRVTQFVDPSPERRAVIASSAELRERERSKAAAITTAIQDALERRGVRPELAKPAAQVAAIVFGDAFDRWIDEGGRQEFPAYLRTAAATLREACG, encoded by the coding sequence GTGGCCAGATGGGATCCCGGGACCGCGGACCGGCTGCGGAAAGCCGCGCTGGAGCTGTTCGCCGAGCACGGGTACGACGCCGTGACGATCACGCAGATCGCCGAGCGCGCCGGGATCACGCGCCGCTCGTACTTCCGCTACTTCCCCGACAAGCGCGAAGTCCTCTTCGCCGGCGCGGAGCAGCTACCGCCCGCGGTCGCCGAAGCCGTCCTCGCCGCCGAAGAGGCGGAGTCGCCGCTTCGCACGGCCCTCGGCGCGCTGGCCGAGGTCGGTACACGGGTCACGCAGTTCGTCGACCCGTCGCCGGAACGCCGGGCCGTGATCGCGTCGAGCGCTGAACTCCGTGAACGCGAGCGAAGCAAGGCAGCGGCGATCACCACCGCGATCCAGGATGCTCTGGAACGGCGGGGCGTTCGTCCCGAGCTGGCGAAACCGGCGGCACAGGTCGCGGCGATCGTCTTCGGTGACGCCTTCGACCGCTGGATCGACGAAGGCGGGAGGCAGGAGTTCCCGGCCTACCTCCGGACGGCCGCCGCGACATTGCGCGAGGCCTGCGGTTAG
- a CDS encoding alpha-E domain-containing protein has protein sequence MLARNAESLYWIGRYVERADDTSRILNVSVHQLLEDATVDPDHASRQLLAVLGIDPEGTESLDVWKLTELVAYGKDNPASIVGSINSARENTRGAREVVSTELWECLNATWNAVPDRQRYARRAGPHAFLSFVEERAAMFAGLADSTMSRDDGWLFMVLGRSIERADMVVRLLLSRVADRASSPGWITVLRSAGAQDTYLRTYRGALDAGRVVQFLLRDTLFPRSVFHALLQAEECLQRLDPGGGARTNEKSEALRELGRARSELEFLRPSELLTDLPRRLGALQTSIKEIGEAVSMQYFSTSPWVAWSGAEVSL, from the coding sequence ATGCTCGCACGCAACGCGGAGTCGCTGTACTGGATCGGCCGGTACGTCGAACGCGCCGACGACACCTCCCGGATCCTCAACGTCTCGGTCCACCAGCTGCTGGAGGACGCGACCGTCGACCCGGACCACGCGAGCCGCCAGCTCCTGGCCGTACTGGGCATCGACCCCGAGGGCACGGAGTCCCTCGACGTGTGGAAGCTGACCGAGCTGGTGGCGTACGGGAAGGACAACCCGGCGTCCATCGTCGGTTCGATCAACTCGGCGCGCGAGAACACCCGCGGCGCCCGCGAAGTCGTCTCGACCGAGCTGTGGGAATGCCTGAACGCGACGTGGAACGCGGTGCCGGACCGGCAGCGGTACGCCCGCCGCGCGGGACCGCACGCGTTCCTGTCGTTCGTGGAGGAGCGCGCGGCGATGTTCGCCGGGCTCGCCGACTCGACGATGAGCCGGGACGACGGCTGGCTGTTCATGGTGCTGGGCCGGTCGATCGAACGCGCCGACATGGTGGTCCGGCTGCTGCTGTCCCGGGTCGCGGACCGCGCGTCCTCGCCGGGGTGGATCACCGTGCTGCGCTCGGCCGGCGCGCAGGACACCTACCTGCGCACGTACCGGGGCGCGCTGGACGCCGGCCGGGTCGTGCAGTTCCTCTTGCGGGACACGCTGTTCCCGCGTTCGGTGTTCCACGCACTGCTCCAGGCCGAGGAGTGCCTGCAGCGGCTGGACCCGGGCGGCGGCGCGCGCACCAACGAGAAGTCCGAGGCCCTGCGCGAACTCGGCCGGGCGCGCAGCGAGCTGGAGTTCCTCCGCCCGTCGGAGCTGCTCACCGACCTGCCCCGGCGGCTCGGTGCGTTGCAGACGTCCATCAAGGAGATCGGCGAAGCGGTGTCGATGCAGTACTTCAGCACGTCGCCGTGGGTGGCGTGGAGCGGCGCGGAGGTTTCGCTGTGA
- a CDS encoding M20/M25/M40 family metallo-hydrolase yields the protein MEQKSVRESVVSSWTNDVIPSLSGLVAIPALSPAFDAEWAKSGHLAAAVEHVREWIAGRDLPGASLEVVQLEDRTPLLLVDVPATPGAADKGTVLMYGHLDKQPPVGGWSEGLDPWTPVIRDGRLYGRGSVDDGYSGYAATTAIEAVHAAGGEHARIVLLLETGEESGSPDLPAYVEHLADRIGEVSLVVCLDAGGSDYERLWLVTSLRGMLHLDVTVQLLGSAQHSGVASGVVASSFRILRHLIERLEDSATGELLLDELKVDVPADRLAELKAVSQDFPDANAKAFPLVEGGRVITEDALELVLNNAWRPTLSVIGADGFPKPADAGNVLRESTTLTLSFRLPPTADAEKALEAVKRVLTTDVPYGAKVTLGSLQAENGWNAPAESPWLTTALRTVSDEVFGRPHRAAGMGGSIPFMGLLSRKYPDAQFLVTGACGANSNIHVPDEWLHLDFAQQVTEAVAHILDAHARG from the coding sequence GTGGAGCAGAAATCCGTGCGTGAATCCGTCGTCTCGTCGTGGACCAACGACGTCATCCCCAGTCTGTCCGGGCTGGTGGCGATCCCCGCCTTGTCCCCGGCCTTCGACGCCGAATGGGCGAAGAGCGGGCACCTCGCCGCCGCCGTCGAGCACGTCCGCGAGTGGATCGCCGGGCGCGATCTGCCCGGCGCGAGCCTCGAGGTCGTCCAGCTCGAAGACCGGACCCCGCTGTTGCTCGTCGACGTCCCGGCCACCCCGGGCGCGGCGGACAAGGGCACCGTCCTGATGTACGGCCACCTGGACAAGCAACCCCCGGTGGGCGGCTGGTCCGAGGGCCTCGACCCGTGGACCCCGGTGATCCGCGACGGCCGGCTGTACGGCCGCGGGTCCGTCGACGACGGCTACTCCGGCTACGCGGCGACCACGGCGATCGAAGCCGTGCACGCGGCCGGCGGCGAGCACGCCCGCATCGTGCTGCTGCTGGAGACCGGCGAGGAGTCCGGCAGCCCCGACCTGCCCGCCTACGTCGAGCACCTGGCCGACCGCATCGGCGAGGTGTCGCTGGTGGTCTGCCTCGACGCCGGCGGCAGCGACTACGAGCGGTTGTGGCTGGTCACGAGCCTGCGCGGGATGCTGCACCTCGACGTCACCGTGCAGCTGCTGGGCTCGGCGCAGCACTCCGGCGTCGCCAGCGGTGTCGTCGCGAGCTCGTTCCGGATCCTGCGGCACCTGATCGAGCGGCTCGAGGACAGCGCGACCGGCGAACTGCTGCTCGACGAGCTCAAGGTGGACGTCCCGGCGGATCGGCTGGCGGAGCTCAAGGCCGTCTCGCAGGACTTCCCCGATGCGAATGCGAAGGCGTTCCCGCTGGTCGAAGGCGGGCGCGTGATCACCGAGGACGCGCTGGAGCTGGTGCTCAACAACGCCTGGCGCCCGACGCTGTCGGTGATCGGCGCCGACGGCTTCCCGAAGCCCGCCGACGCCGGGAACGTCCTGCGCGAGAGCACCACGCTGACGCTGAGCTTCCGTCTGCCGCCGACGGCCGACGCCGAGAAGGCGCTCGAAGCCGTGAAGCGCGTCCTGACCACCGACGTCCCGTACGGCGCGAAGGTCACGCTCGGCTCGCTGCAGGCGGAGAACGGCTGGAACGCGCCGGCCGAATCGCCGTGGCTGACGACGGCCCTGCGCACGGTCAGCGACGAGGTCTTCGGCCGTCCCCACCGGGCGGCCGGCATGGGCGGCTCGATCCCGTTCATGGGCTTGCTCTCGCGGAAGTATCCGGACGCGCAGTTCCTGGTCACCGGCGCGTGCGGGGCCAACTCGAACATCCACGTGCCGGACGAGTGGCTGCACCTGGACTTCGCACAGCAGGTCACCGAGGCCGTCGCGCACATCCTGGACGCCCACGCCCGCGGCTAA
- a CDS encoding amino acid ABC transporter permease, with the protein MSSSEAPPPEAQIDAASVDATPIKAVPVRHYGRWVAGVIILFLAFIVVRSVVTNSALQWPVVGDFLFDDRILRGLQNTLILTVISMLIGIVGGILLAVMRLSPNPLTSGAAAIYIWLFRGTPLITQLIIWNFLGLAYSRIGLGIPFGPTFVSWDTNLLITQFTASLLGLGLNEAAYMAEIVRGGIQSVDSGQLEAASALGMSRTRTLRRIILPQAMRVIIPPTGNETISMLKTTSLVVAIGYFELMVAAQTIYSQNLKTVPLLIVAALWYLFMTSVLTVIQIQIEKRFSRGTSRDVVQRTGWRSKVFGRGGGNVT; encoded by the coding sequence GTGAGTTCCTCCGAAGCGCCTCCCCCCGAGGCGCAGATCGACGCTGCGTCGGTCGACGCCACACCCATCAAGGCCGTCCCCGTGCGCCACTACGGGCGCTGGGTGGCCGGGGTGATCATCCTGTTCCTGGCGTTCATCGTCGTCCGCAGCGTGGTCACGAACAGCGCCCTGCAGTGGCCGGTCGTCGGGGACTTCCTCTTCGACGACCGGATCCTGCGCGGCCTGCAGAACACCCTGATCCTGACGGTGATCTCGATGCTGATCGGGATCGTCGGCGGCATCCTGCTCGCCGTCATGCGGCTGTCGCCGAACCCGCTGACGTCGGGCGCGGCGGCGATCTACATCTGGTTGTTCCGCGGCACGCCGCTGATCACGCAGCTGATCATCTGGAACTTCCTCGGCCTGGCCTACTCGCGGATCGGGCTCGGCATCCCGTTCGGGCCGACGTTCGTCAGCTGGGACACCAACCTGCTGATCACGCAGTTCACGGCGTCCCTGCTCGGGCTCGGCCTCAACGAAGCCGCGTACATGGCGGAAATCGTGCGCGGCGGCATCCAGTCGGTCGACTCCGGCCAGCTGGAGGCGGCGAGCGCGCTGGGCATGAGCCGCACCCGGACCCTGCGGCGGATCATCCTGCCGCAGGCGATGCGGGTGATCATCCCGCCGACCGGCAACGAGACGATCTCCATGCTCAAGACGACGTCGCTGGTCGTGGCGATCGGGTACTTCGAGCTGATGGTCGCGGCGCAGACCATTTATTCGCAGAACCTGAAGACGGTGCCGCTGCTCATCGTCGCCGCGCTCTGGTACCTCTTCATGACGTCGGTGCTGACGGTGATCCAGATCCAGATCGAGAAGCGGTTCTCGCGCGGCACCTCGCGGGACGTGGTGCAGCGGACCGGCTGGCGGTCGAAGGTGTTCGGCCGGGGTGGAGGGAACGTCACATGA
- a CDS encoding ABC transporter substrate-binding protein, which yields MLPAFALVGLTVACGAGGSGAGDVKPSSSAAAPGSGDVGAVAKDDALAGMVPADVKADGKILVGQDQSYPPNEFQDNGKAAGFDVDLGTAIGQVLGVQMEFQNASFDGIIPGIGSKKYEMAMSSFSITSERLQTVDMISYYKAGTSLGVVKGNPDGIKVDDLCGKKVAVQKGTTQVEDLDKKNAACTGAGKPAIDVTQLQAQTDVNLALTAKRVQAELADSPVVDYAVKQTNGALEVVGEPYDTAPYGIVLGKNSGDFGKAVQGAVQKLIDSGAYKKILDKWGLSAAGSVTKSEINPAS from the coding sequence ATGCTGCCTGCGTTCGCCCTGGTCGGCCTGACCGTGGCCTGCGGAGCGGGCGGGAGCGGTGCCGGCGACGTCAAACCGAGCAGCTCCGCCGCCGCACCCGGCTCGGGTGACGTGGGCGCGGTGGCCAAGGACGACGCGCTCGCCGGCATGGTCCCCGCCGACGTCAAGGCCGACGGCAAGATCCTGGTCGGGCAGGACCAGAGCTACCCGCCGAACGAGTTCCAGGACAACGGCAAGGCGGCCGGCTTCGACGTCGACCTGGGCACCGCCATCGGCCAGGTGCTCGGCGTGCAGATGGAGTTCCAGAACGCTTCGTTCGACGGCATCATCCCCGGCATCGGCTCGAAGAAGTACGAGATGGCGATGTCGTCGTTCAGCATCACGAGCGAGCGGCTGCAGACGGTCGACATGATCTCGTACTACAAGGCGGGCACCTCGCTGGGCGTGGTGAAGGGCAACCCGGACGGCATCAAGGTCGACGACCTCTGCGGCAAGAAGGTCGCCGTGCAGAAGGGCACCACGCAGGTCGAGGACCTCGACAAGAAGAACGCCGCCTGCACCGGGGCCGGCAAGCCGGCCATCGACGTCACGCAGCTGCAGGCCCAGACCGACGTCAACCTGGCCCTCACCGCCAAGCGCGTGCAGGCCGAGCTGGCCGACTCGCCCGTCGTCGACTACGCGGTGAAGCAGACGAACGGCGCGCTCGAGGTCGTCGGCGAGCCCTACGACACCGCCCCCTACGGCATCGTGCTCGGGAAGAACAGCGGTGACTTCGGCAAGGCCGTCCAGGGCGCGGTCCAGAAGCTGATCGACAGCGGCGCATACAAGAAGATCCTCGACAAGTGGGGTCTGTCCGCGGCCGGTTCGGTCACCAAGTCGGAGATCAACCCGGCTTCCTGA
- a CDS encoding membrane protein, with amino-acid sequence MEIWVLGASGRTGRAITAELERRDVPVVLVGRNQERLAATGAKYVVADGVDAMAAEIRRQRPAVVINTIGEYAATAATIARACLPGGHYVDMAADPIAVRRLLDLHEEALADGSTFVTGAGFGVLATEAVVAKLCEGRDTPSSVEVDALASVASEGGTVGVALAASIVDALTAVTARGAKPRTLVLPDGESAKVAGVDSGELIAAQRASGTPDVTVFSGLAPTAPVVRALVPLLGRVVSIPAVRRFAVRRLAAIRTKPAPRPRTHTWGHAVVTWPDGTTREGWLRADEAMDFTAAVVAETAARLAHGEGKPGAHTPASALGVEVAEAAGGTFVL; translated from the coding sequence ATGGAGATTTGGGTACTCGGTGCCTCGGGCCGCACCGGCCGGGCCATCACCGCCGAACTCGAGCGCCGGGACGTGCCGGTCGTGCTGGTGGGACGCAACCAGGAACGCCTGGCGGCGACCGGGGCGAAGTACGTCGTCGCCGACGGCGTCGACGCCATGGCCGCCGAAATCCGGCGGCAGCGACCGGCGGTCGTGATCAACACGATCGGCGAGTACGCCGCCACGGCGGCGACGATCGCCCGGGCCTGCCTGCCCGGCGGCCACTACGTCGACATGGCTGCGGACCCGATCGCGGTCCGGCGGCTGCTCGACCTGCACGAAGAGGCCTTGGCCGACGGCAGCACGTTCGTGACCGGCGCCGGGTTCGGTGTCCTGGCGACCGAGGCCGTCGTCGCGAAGCTGTGCGAGGGGCGTGACACGCCGAGCAGCGTGGAGGTCGACGCGCTGGCCTCCGTCGCGTCGGAGGGCGGGACCGTGGGGGTCGCGCTGGCCGCCAGCATCGTCGACGCCCTGACCGCGGTCACGGCCAGAGGCGCGAAGCCGCGCACCCTCGTCCTGCCGGACGGCGAGTCGGCGAAGGTGGCGGGCGTCGACTCGGGCGAGCTGATCGCCGCCCAGCGCGCGAGCGGCACGCCGGACGTCACGGTCTTCTCCGGGCTCGCCCCGACCGCCCCGGTGGTCCGGGCCCTGGTCCCGCTGCTCGGACGGGTGGTGTCGATCCCGGCCGTGCGCCGCTTCGCGGTCCGGCGCCTCGCGGCCATCCGCACGAAGCCGGCACCCCGCCCCCGCACGCACACGTGGGGGCACGCGGTCGTCACCTGGCCCGACGGAACCACCCGCGAGGGCTGGCTCCGCGCGGACGAAGCCATGGACTTCACGGCGGCGGTCGTGGCCGAAACGGCAGCCCGCCTGGCCCACGGCGAGGGCAAACCCGGCGCGCACACCCCGGCCTCGGCCCTCGGCGTGGAAGTCGCCGAAGCGGCAGGCGGGACCTTCGTGCTCTAA
- a CDS encoding circularly permuted type 2 ATP-grasp protein, translating to MSFMNATPPRLPPSGRRARKAATSRITRPGDRFEGYLSPDRPHAGAYDEMFAADGSVRGPYRALYESIAALDAHDLNSRTLALDRAMVDQGITFSLSGQERPFPLDLVPRVIQAAEWTKIERGVAQRVRALEAFLADIYGDRLILREGVLPRRLITSCVHFQREAFGINPPNGVRIHVSGVDLVRDEEGTFRVLEDNLRNPSGVSYVMENRRTMARVFPDLFAQHRVRPVGDYASHLLRALRAAAAANVADPTVVVLTPGIHNSAYFEHSLLARLMGVELVEGRDMFCRDNVVYLRTTEGERQVDVIYRRIDDEFLDPVHYRPDSVLGVAGVQNAARAGNVVIANAIGNGVGDDKLVYTYVPEMVKYYLNEKPLLPNVDTFRCWLPDEFDHVMAHLDELVVKPVDGSGGYGIVFGPEATKKDLDTLRRKVRAHRRGWIAQPVVQLSTVPAKVDDRLAPRHVDLRPFAVNDGKDIFVLPGGLTRVALPEGSLVVNSSQGGGSKDTWVLASRASTAERELEQPALGAMSTVDGLVTEQGPELTTSQQQQQQQQS from the coding sequence ATGTCGTTCATGAACGCCACCCCGCCGCGGCTGCCCCCGTCCGGTCGACGCGCGCGGAAGGCGGCGACCAGCCGGATCACTCGTCCGGGCGACCGGTTCGAGGGGTACCTCTCGCCGGACCGGCCGCACGCCGGGGCCTACGACGAGATGTTCGCCGCCGACGGCTCGGTCCGCGGCCCGTACCGGGCGCTGTACGAGTCGATCGCGGCGCTCGACGCGCACGACCTGAACTCGCGGACGCTCGCGCTGGACCGGGCGATGGTCGACCAGGGCATCACGTTCTCGCTGTCCGGGCAGGAGCGGCCGTTCCCGCTGGACCTGGTGCCGCGGGTGATCCAAGCCGCCGAGTGGACGAAGATCGAGCGTGGGGTGGCCCAGCGCGTCCGCGCGCTCGAGGCGTTCCTCGCCGACATCTACGGCGACCGCCTGATCCTGCGCGAGGGCGTGCTGCCCCGGCGGCTGATCACCTCGTGCGTGCACTTCCAGCGGGAGGCGTTCGGCATCAACCCGCCCAACGGCGTGCGCATCCACGTGTCCGGTGTGGACCTGGTGCGGGACGAAGAGGGCACGTTCCGGGTGCTGGAGGACAACCTCCGCAACCCGTCCGGGGTGTCGTACGTGATGGAGAACCGGCGCACGATGGCGCGGGTCTTCCCAGATCTGTTCGCCCAGCACCGCGTGCGACCGGTCGGCGACTACGCGTCGCACCTGCTCCGGGCGCTGCGCGCGGCGGCCGCGGCGAACGTCGCCGACCCGACGGTCGTCGTGCTCACCCCCGGCATCCACAACTCGGCGTACTTCGAGCACTCGCTGCTGGCCCGGCTGATGGGCGTCGAGCTGGTCGAGGGCCGCGACATGTTCTGCCGCGACAACGTCGTCTACCTGCGGACCACCGAGGGCGAGCGCCAAGTCGACGTGATCTACCGGCGGATCGACGACGAGTTCCTCGATCCCGTGCACTACCGGCCGGATTCCGTGCTCGGCGTCGCCGGCGTCCAGAACGCGGCCCGTGCGGGCAACGTCGTGATCGCGAACGCGATCGGCAACGGCGTCGGCGATGACAAGCTCGTCTACACCTACGTGCCGGAGATGGTGAAGTACTACCTGAACGAAAAGCCGCTGCTGCCCAATGTGGACACGTTCCGGTGCTGGCTGCCGGACGAGTTCGACCACGTGATGGCGCACCTCGACGAGCTGGTCGTGAAGCCGGTCGACGGCTCCGGCGGCTACGGGATCGTGTTCGGGCCCGAAGCGACGAAGAAGGACCTGGACACGCTGCGGCGCAAGGTGCGCGCGCACCGGCGCGGCTGGATCGCCCAGCCGGTGGTCCAGCTCTCGACCGTGCCGGCCAAGGTGGACGACCGGCTCGCGCCGCGGCACGTCGACCTGCGGCCGTTCGCCGTCAACGACGGCAAGGACATCTTCGTGCTGCCCGGCGGCCTGACCCGGGTGGCGCTGCCGGAGGGCAGCCTGGTCGTCAACTCTTCTCAGGGCGGTGGCTCGAAGGACACGTGGGTGCTGGCGTCCCGGGCGTCGACGGCCGAACGCGAGCTGGAGCAACCCGCGCTCGGCGCGATGTCCACTGTGGATGGACTGGTCACCGAGCAGGGACCGGAGCTCACGACGTCCCAGCAGCAGCAACAGCAGCAGCAGAGCTGA